One Arthrobacter sp. StoSoilB19 DNA window includes the following coding sequences:
- a CDS encoding carbohydrate ABC transporter permease, with protein sequence MTTAKVSAPARPATRRRPFNWRRTAAWFLVAIAVAVSVLPFYWILRTALSTNGALAGNATNLLPAEFSLGAFQRVFGLQSPEEAVAQGGSGAQIDFWIYLRNSVLFASITTTGAVFFSAMAAYAFARLRWRGRNLVFSLFLATMMVPPIFTALPNFLLIKNLGLLNTMAGLVLPYIFMTPFAIFFLRQFFLNMSREVEEAAMLDGAKHLRIFFQIILPNAAAPIATLALLTFIGQWNEYFWPLLVGQEESVRVLTVGLGVFKSQSPQGAPDWSGLMAATLVSALPVLILFAVFGKKIVNSIGFSGIK encoded by the coding sequence ATGACCACCGCAAAAGTCTCCGCACCCGCCCGGCCCGCCACCCGGCGTCGTCCGTTCAACTGGCGCCGCACCGCCGCCTGGTTCCTTGTGGCCATCGCCGTGGCTGTCTCGGTCCTCCCCTTCTACTGGATCCTCCGGACGGCACTGTCCACCAACGGGGCCCTGGCCGGCAACGCCACCAACCTGCTGCCCGCAGAATTCAGCCTGGGCGCATTCCAGCGCGTCTTCGGCCTGCAGTCCCCCGAAGAGGCAGTGGCCCAGGGCGGATCCGGCGCGCAAATCGACTTCTGGATCTACCTGCGCAACTCCGTGCTCTTTGCCTCCATCACCACCACCGGCGCAGTGTTCTTCAGCGCCATGGCCGCCTACGCCTTCGCCCGGCTGCGGTGGCGGGGACGGAACCTGGTCTTCAGCCTGTTCCTGGCCACCATGATGGTGCCGCCGATCTTCACCGCGCTGCCCAACTTCCTCCTGATCAAGAACCTGGGCCTGCTCAACACCATGGCGGGGCTGGTACTCCCCTACATCTTCATGACCCCGTTCGCCATTTTCTTCCTCCGGCAGTTCTTCCTGAACATGTCCCGCGAGGTGGAGGAAGCGGCAATGCTCGACGGCGCCAAGCACCTTCGGATCTTCTTCCAGATCATCCTGCCAAACGCCGCCGCCCCCATCGCCACCCTGGCCCTGCTCACCTTCATCGGCCAGTGGAACGAGTACTTCTGGCCGCTGCTGGTGGGCCAGGAGGAGTCCGTCCGCGTCCTCACGGTGGGCCTGGGCGTGTTCAAGTCCCAATCGCCGCAGGGAGCGCCGGACTGGTCCGGCCTCATGGCAGCCACGCTGGTCTCCGCCCTTCCCGTCCTGATCCTGTTCGCCGTCTTCGGCAAGAAAATCGTCAACTCCATCGGCTTCTCCGGCATCAAGTAA
- a CDS encoding sugar ABC transporter permease, which yields MTTLTRNASPAVHAAHRPLKRRGQSDLKIALFFIAPAMIGFIVFYLVPTLRGIYLSFTEYSILGDPTWIGAANYEAIAKDPLFWNALAVTGQYVLINILLQTTLALGLALLMHRVAKSTVIRGALLLPYLMANVIAALLWFWLLDYQIGIVNYFIDAIGLPKVAFFGSEEWAIPTQALINTWRHMGYTALLLFAGLQAIPSHVYEVANLDGASPWQTFRKITMPLLRPVLALVLIVTVIGSFQVFDTVAVTTLGGPVNASRVLQFYIYQKAFTESDFGYGSALAVILFVILALVAFIQMKFLKGNESDLD from the coding sequence ATGACCACCCTTACCAGGAACGCCAGCCCGGCAGTGCACGCAGCGCACCGGCCGCTGAAGCGCCGGGGACAGAGCGACCTGAAGATCGCATTGTTCTTCATAGCCCCGGCGATGATCGGATTTATCGTTTTCTACCTGGTGCCCACCCTGCGGGGCATCTACCTCAGCTTCACCGAATACAGCATCCTCGGCGACCCGACGTGGATCGGTGCCGCCAACTATGAGGCCATCGCCAAGGACCCCCTGTTCTGGAATGCGCTGGCTGTCACCGGGCAGTACGTCCTAATCAACATCCTCCTCCAGACCACGCTCGCGCTGGGGCTTGCCCTGCTGATGCACCGGGTAGCCAAATCAACCGTGATCCGCGGCGCGCTTCTGCTGCCGTACCTGATGGCGAACGTGATCGCCGCCCTCCTCTGGTTCTGGCTCCTGGACTACCAGATCGGCATCGTCAACTACTTCATCGACGCCATCGGCCTGCCCAAGGTGGCATTCTTCGGCAGCGAGGAATGGGCCATCCCCACCCAGGCCCTCATCAACACCTGGCGGCACATGGGCTACACCGCCCTGCTGCTGTTCGCCGGCCTGCAGGCCATTCCCAGCCACGTCTACGAAGTGGCCAACCTGGACGGCGCCTCACCCTGGCAAACATTCCGCAAGATCACCATGCCGCTGCTGCGCCCGGTGCTCGCGCTGGTCCTGATCGTCACCGTCATCGGTTCCTTCCAGGTGTTCGACACCGTTGCCGTCACCACCCTGGGCGGACCCGTCAATGCCAGCCGGGTGCTGCAGTTCTACATCTACCAAAAGGCCTTCACGGAATCGGACTTCGGCTACGGCTCCGCCCTGGCGGTCATCCTCTTCGTCATCCTCGCCCTGGTGGCCTTCATCCAGATGAAGTTCCTCAAGGGCAACGAATCAGACCTGGATTAA